The Streptomyces racemochromogenes DNA segment GGGGGCTGCAGGGCGCGGCCCTGGCCGCGCCGGAAGAGGAGCGGCGCGGGGTGCCCGGCCTGGGCCCAGGAGAGCACCTGGCGGGCGGGGTCGTAACGGCAGCAGACGGCCGAGCCGAGGGCGGGCTGCACGGAGGTCTCCAGCAGCTGGTTGAGCCAGCCCATCAGCGGGCCGGGCTCGATCCCGGCCATGGCCATCCCGCGCAGGGCGCCGAGCATCATCGCCATCCCGGAGGTGGCGCTCACCCCGTGCCCGGTCAGGTCGCCGACCGTCAGCAGGGAGCGCCCGTCGGGCAGTTCGAGTGCGTCGTACCAGTCGCCGCCGATCAGCGCGCTGGTCGCGGAGGGCAGGTAGTGCGCGGCCACGTCCATGGTGCCCGCGTTCTCGTGCGGGAACCGCAGGGAGCCGCGCCACGGGGGGAGCACGGCTTCCTGCAGCTCGACCGCCAGCCGGTGTTCGGTCTGCGCGATCTCCCGCTGGCGCTGGAGCGAGTCCCGTGACTCGCGCACCGCCCGCTGGCTCCGGCGCAGTTCACTCACGTCCCGGAGCACGGCCCACATGGAGGCCGTGCAGCCGTCGGAGTCGAGCACCGGCTCGCCCCTCATGTGCAGCGTCCGGACCCGGCCGTCGGCGCGGACGATGCGGAACTCGCCGTCTATCGGCTTTCCGTCGACCAGGCAGTCCGTGACCATCGCGGTCATCAGGGGCTGGTCCTCGGAGAACAGGGTGGAACCCAGTTCGTCGAGCGGCAGCGGGCCGGCCTCGGGCGGCCGCCCGAAGATCTGGAAGAGCTCCTCGGACCAGGTGACCTCGTCCGTCAGCAGGTTCCACTCGGCGCTGCCGACGCGGGTCTGGCGGTCCTCCTGCGCGACCTCCGGAGCCGCCGCGGGGAGTTCGGCGGGCTCGGGAGCGGGCGGGAGGCCCTCCTTGAGCTGGCCGAGGTGCTGGCCGAGGTCGTCGAGGTGGTGCACGGCGAGGTCGCACAGCGCTCGCTGCCAGCGGCCCTGGGCGTCGTCGTCGTCCACGACGGTGTCGCGGCGCACCGCGTCCACCTCGCCGCGCAGCCGGCGGGTCTGCGAGATCAGTGCGTCCACCGATCCCGGCTCGGGCGGCTGCGCGGGATGGTCCGCGTACAGGTGGGACGGCATGATGACTCCGATGCAGGCGCGGCGATACAGGCGGCTCGGCCAGGGTCCCGGAGGACGACCGGTGACGGCTGTGGACCGACTACGACTGTGGCACAGCCGCGGAGTGCCTGTAAGGCGTTTGGCAACATCCGTAACGGCCTTGCTCGGGGCATATGCCGAAGGCCTCCCGGTCGCCTCCCGTCCGTACGAACATTTCCGGTCAGCCGTGGTCTTCGTTTCCGTGCCGTCCCGCCCGCTCCGGGCCCTGTTCACGCCATGCCCGGCCGGAGCCGCCTCCCCGTCACACCATCAGCGGCACCGGGTGGATCTCGTCGGCGGGGTGTCCCGCGCGCTCGTGGATCCGGCGGACGGCGTCCGCCGAGGGGGCCTCGGACAGGCAGTAGACCTCGCCGGAGGCGGGGTCCGCCCAGGCGCGCTCGAACTGCACCTTCTCGTCCGCCTGGATCGCCAGGTCCGCCCGGTGGGCCTCCATCAGCTGGTCCGCCGTGATGCCCTTCATCCCGTGGTGGACGTCCATGTACTTGGCCACCGCGAACACCTCCTCATGCGTCGCGACGTGTACGTTTCTGCTTCCATCCTGCGCCCGCGGCCGGAAAAGGGCCCTCCGGTGGCCGTCGGTCGCTCGTACGGTCGACGTGTGCGAGCGGCGCGCACCCCGGATCCACTCCGTCACCGCGGTCCCCGGCCCGTCCGGGGCACCACTCGAACGAAGGACCCCGTTCCGCACCACGCTTCCCACCCCTCCCGGGGATCGCTACGCTACGTGTCGGTAATGAGCCGGGGGAGGTCCGTTCGCGGACCCGGGGGAGCGGTGGGGACACGACCTGATGACCGAACAGAGCAGCGCGCCGGCGGGGCGCAGCCGCCGTTCCTTCCTGACCCACCTGGTCGCGGCGCCCACGCTGGCCCTGGTGACCCGGGCCGGGGCCGACCTGCTCGCCCCGCAGGCCGCGCACGCCGTCGTACCGTCCCTGCCCGCCATCGCCGACATCGTGGACCTGGGTGACCTGTTCATCCTGGCCGGGGCCCCCACCTCCGCTCTGCTGGCGCTGGCCGTGGAGACGGACGGCACCGTCCGCTTCCGGCTGCCGCGCGAGGAGGTCGGGCAGGGGCTGACCACCGCGGTGGCCATGCTGGTCGCGGAGGAGCTGGACGCGCCGCTGGAGACGGTCCGCGTGGAACTGGACGACGCGCGCCCCGAGCTGCTGTTCAACCAGCTCACCGGCTCCTCCAACTCGATCCGCTCGCTGTACGGGCCGGTCCGCCAGTGCGCCGCCACCGCACGGGCCCGGCTGGTCGCCGCGGCCGCCGCCCGCTGGGGCCTGTCCGCTGCCCGGCTCACCACCGCGAACGGCTCGGTACGGGCCCCCGACGGCCGCACGGCGAGCTACGGGAGCCTCTCGGCGGCCGCCGCCTCGCCCGGCCTGCCCGTCCTCGGCGCCTCCCCCAAGCCGGCGGCCGAGCACGCCCTCGTCGGCACCCCGACCCGGCGGATCGACGCCCGCGCCATGGTCACCGGCGCCCAGAAGTACACCCTCGACCTCGAGGTCCCGGGCGCCAAGCCCTGCGTGGTGCGCCGCCCGCCCTCCGTCGGCGGTACCGTCCGCGCCGTCACCAACCTCGCGGCGGTCAGGGCCATGCCGGGCGTGCTGGACGTGGTCACCGTCAAGACCGGCGTCGCCGTCGTCGCGGAAACGTTCGGGCAGGCCCTCACCGCCAAGGCCGCACTCACCGTCGACTGGGGCCCGGGTCCGGCCGACCAGCTCTCGGACGCGCAGATCCGTACGAAGCTGCGCGCCGCCACCCCGCCGCTGCTGGTGCCGCCACTGCTCACCCCGTACGTGGACGCCGAGTTCGACTTCGCCTTCGTCAGCCACGCCCCGATGGAGACCAACTCCGCCGTCGCCGACGTCCGCGACGACCGGGCCGAGATCTGGTCCGGGCTCAAGTCCCCGATCGTCGCGCGGGAGACCATCGCCGCCGAACTCGGACTGCCGCTGGACAAGGTGAAGGTGCACGTGGTCCAGGCCGGCGGCTCCTTCGGCCGGCGGCTGTTCTTCGACGCCGCCCTGGAGGCCGCCCGGGTCTCCAAGGCCTGCCGCCGGCCGGTGAAGCTCATGTGGACCCGCGTGGACGACACCCGGCACGGCCGGATGCGCCCCGCCACCCACCACCGGATCAGGGCCACCCACCTGCTCGGCGAGGTCCTCAGCTTCGAGCACCGGGTCGCCGCCGCCGAGACCGACTTCCGGCACGGGCTCGGCGAGATCATCACCGCCACCGCCGCGAGCCTGCCCTCCGGCATCGGCAACGCCACCCTCGCCCAGACCCTGTTCCTCACCACGGTGAAGTCCCCGTACCACTTCGGCCTGACCACCCAGGCCCTGACCGAGGTGCCGACGGGCATCCCCACCGGGTCCTGGCGCTCGGTGTACTCGGCCAACACCCGGGGCGCCGAGGAGGTCATGGTGGACGAACTCGCCGCCGCCACCGGAAAGGACCCCTACCGCTTCCGCCGCACCTTCCTCAGGACCGACGCCCAGCGCGCGGTGCTGGACAAGGCGGCCGCCGAAGGGGAGTGGGGGCGGGCCATGCCGGCCGGCTGCGCGCAGGGCATCGCCTTCCACGAGGAGTACAAGTCGCGCACCGCCTGCCTGGTGGAGATCGACGCCCGCGACCCGGAGCGCGTCCGCGTCACCAAGGCGGTCATCGCCGTCGACGTGGGCCTGCCCGTCAACCCGCGCGGACTGGAGGCCCAGATGATCGGCGGTCTCACCGACGCGATCTCCACCACCCTGCGGGCCGGGCTGCACCTGGACAAGGGGCTCCCGCTGGAGGGCAGTTACAGCCAGTTCCACTGGGCGCGGCAGCGCGACACCCCGCGTGACGTACGGGTCTTCGTGCTCCCGGCCACCGGCACGGAGCCGGGCGGCGCGGGCGAGCTCGGAGTGCCCGCGGCCGTGGGGGCCATCGCCAACGCCTGGGCCCGGGCCACCGGTTCCAAGCCCCGCAGCTTCCCCCTCGACTTCGACGTCGACTTCACCCCCTACCCGCGCTGACCGCTGGAGTACGCCGCCGTGCCTCTGCACACCTTCATCGTCAACGGCCGGAGCGTCACCGTCGACGCGCCCGACGACCTGCCCCTGCTGTGGGTGCTCCGCGACATGCTGGGCGTCACCGGCCCGAAGTACGGCTGCGGGGTGGACGTCTGCAAGGCCTGCACCAGCCACCTCGACGGGGTCGACGTCCGCCCCTGCGTGGTGCCCGTGTCCGCCTGCGCGGGCAAGCGGGTCACCACCATCGAGGGGCTCGCGGACGGGGACCGGCTGCACCCGGTCCAGGAGGCCTGGCTCGAACAGGACGTCGCCCAGTGCGGCTTCTGCCAGCCCGGCCAGATCATGGCCGCGGTGGCGCTGCTGAAGCGGACGTCCTCGCCGACCGACGAGGACATCGACGCCATCGCCAACATCTGCCGCTGCGGCACCTACTTCCGCATCCGCGAGGCCATCCGCGCCGCGGCCGCCAGGATGTGACGGCCGCGGCGCGGGCGGGGAGGGAGGGACCGCCGGAGCAGGGCTGACGGGTCAGGGCTGACGGGTCAGGCCAGCAGCTTCTGCTTCGCCCGCTGGAACTCCTCCTCGCTCAGCTCGCCCCTGGCCTTGAGCTCGGAGAGCCGGAACAGGTCGTCGGCGCCCGACGTGCCGGGACCGTCCGAGCCGGCCGTCTCCCGGATGTAGGCGTCGAAGGCCTGCCGCTGTTCCTGCGTGTGCTTGATCTCCCGCCTGCCCATGTCCCGGCCGCGGGCGATGACGTACACCAGCACGCCCAGGAACGGGACGAGGAGCAGGAAGAGCAGCCAGGCTGCCTTGACCCAGCCGCTCATGTCGTGGTCGCGGAAGACGTCCACCACGATCCGGAAGAGCAGGATCAGCCACATCACCCACAGGAAGACCCACATCACGGTCCAGAACGCGCCCAGCACCGGGTAGTCGTAGGCCAGGTCGACAGCTGCGTACACGGCCGTCTCCTTCCGTCGAGGCGGTCGCCGGGTCCGGGAGGACCGCGCGGCGGCCGACCCGATCACCATCGCAGCGCCCCCGCAAGATCGCCACTGGGCCGTACGGCGCAACGCCCCGCCCCGGGACACAGGCTGCAAGCGCCCGTTATCCAGTTGAAATGGATGATTATGCCGGAATGAGGCGAATCAATGCGAAACGCGTGCTGGTCGGTGAACCCCTCGACACCGCGCGCCTGGGCGAGACCCTGCTCCCCAAACGGCTCGCACTGCCCATCTTCTGCAGCGACCCGCTCTCCTCCGTGGCCTACGCCACCGAGGAGATCCTGCTGATCCTCGCCCTCGGCGGAGTCGCCCTGCTCCACCTCACCTGGTACGCGGCCGCCGCCATCGTCTTCCTGCTGGTCGTCGTCGTGGCCTCCTACCGGCAGACCTGCCACGCCTACCCGGGCGGCGGGGGCGCCTACGTCGTCAGCTCCGAGAACCTGGGACCGACCGCCGCCCTCACGGCCGCCAGCGCCCTGCTCGTCGACTACGTCATGACCGTCGCCGTCTCCGTCGTCTCCGGCGTCGCCGCCATCACCTCGGCGATCCCCGCCCTCAGCGACCACGAAGTCGCCCTGTCGATCGGCTTCGTGGTGCTGCTCACCCTGATGAACCTGCGCGGCGTACGCGAGTCCGGGCGCGTCTTCGCCGTCCCCACCTACGGGTTCGTCCTCGTCATCTACCTGATGTTCGCCGTCGCCGCCGTCCGGCTCGCGACCGGCGACACCATCCGGGCCGAGTCCGCCCACCTCCCGATCACCGCCGCCGGCACCTACACCGGCCTCGCCGTGGTGCTCCTCGCGATGCGCGCCTTCGCCTCCGGCTGCACGGCCCTCACCGGCGTCGAGGCCATCAGCAACGGCGTCCCCGCCTTCCGGAAGCCCAAGGCCCGGAACGCCGCCACCACCCTGGCCGCCATGGGCGCGCTCTCCGTGACCATGTTCGCCGGCATCACCGTCCTGGCCATGGTCTACCAGGTGCACGCGGCCGCCGACCCCACCGAACTGGGCCTGCCCCCCGGCACCCCGATGTCCACCGCGCTCGCCCAGATCGGCCGCGCCACCTTCGGGAGCTGGCACTTCCTCTTCTACCTGCTCCAGGCCGTCACCGCCGGCGTCCTGATCCTCGCCGCGAACACCGCCTTCAACGGCTTCCCGATGCTGGCCTCGATCCTCGCCAGGGACCGGTACGCCCCCCGCCAGCTCTTCAACCGCGGGGACCGGCTCGTCTACTCCAACGGCGTCGTCCTGCTCGCGCTCGCGGCCATCGCGCTGATCGTCGCCTTCGACGCCGAACTCACCCGGCTCATC contains these protein-coding regions:
- a CDS encoding PP2C family protein-serine/threonine phosphatase, translated to MPSHLYADHPAQPPEPGSVDALISQTRRLRGEVDAVRRDTVVDDDDAQGRWQRALCDLAVHHLDDLGQHLGQLKEGLPPAPEPAELPAAAPEVAQEDRQTRVGSAEWNLLTDEVTWSEELFQIFGRPPEAGPLPLDELGSTLFSEDQPLMTAMVTDCLVDGKPIDGEFRIVRADGRVRTLHMRGEPVLDSDGCTASMWAVLRDVSELRRSQRAVRESRDSLQRQREIAQTEHRLAVELQEAVLPPWRGSLRFPHENAGTMDVAAHYLPSATSALIGGDWYDALELPDGRSLLTVGDLTGHGVSATSGMAMMLGALRGMAMAGIEPGPLMGWLNQLLETSVQPALGSAVCCRYDPARQVLSWAQAGHPAPLLFRRGQGRALQPPEGVLLGATSGAVYGQAEERLELGDVLVLHTDGLTPRSIEFSRADGTERLLALAPRFSQARSARDCVRMVTEEFGESEREDDACVLVARIGG
- a CDS encoding APC family permease, which gives rise to MRRINAKRVLVGEPLDTARLGETLLPKRLALPIFCSDPLSSVAYATEEILLILALGGVALLHLTWYAAAAIVFLLVVVVASYRQTCHAYPGGGGAYVVSSENLGPTAALTAASALLVDYVMTVAVSVVSGVAAITSAIPALSDHEVALSIGFVVLLTLMNLRGVRESGRVFAVPTYGFVLVIYLMFAVAAVRLATGDTIRAESAHLPITAAGTYTGLAVVLLAMRAFASGCTALTGVEAISNGVPAFRKPKARNAATTLAAMGALSVTMFAGITVLAMVYQVHAAADPTELGLPPGTPMSTALAQIGRATFGSWHFLFYLLQAVTAGVLILAANTAFNGFPMLASILARDRYAPRQLFNRGDRLVYSNGVVLLALAAIALIVAFDAELTRLIQLYIIGVFVSFTLSQSGMVRHWRRELASPATPRSERVHIHRRLAINAVGAVMTALVLVIVLITKFTHGAWLVVIAMPALFLGMKGVRRHYDQVARQVAVAPGVRPRMPSRHHVVVLVANVHAPTLKALGYAHGLRPDTLTALSVAADEEDARRLREAWAEHDPGIPLKVLHSPYREVIGPVMQYVEQAAAAEGTDALSVVIPEYVVGHWWEQPLHNQNALRLKARLLFTPGVAVIDVPYLLESARQGEPQAP
- a CDS encoding SHOCT domain-containing protein — its product is MWVFLWVMWLILLFRIVVDVFRDHDMSGWVKAAWLLFLLLVPFLGVLVYVIARGRDMGRREIKHTQEQRQAFDAYIRETAGSDGPGTSGADDLFRLSELKARGELSEEEFQRAKQKLLA
- a CDS encoding SCO4226 family nickel-binding protein, with the translated sequence MAKYMDVHHGMKGITADQLMEAHRADLAIQADEKVQFERAWADPASGEVYCLSEAPSADAVRRIHERAGHPADEIHPVPLMV
- a CDS encoding (2Fe-2S)-binding protein, which codes for MPLHTFIVNGRSVTVDAPDDLPLLWVLRDMLGVTGPKYGCGVDVCKACTSHLDGVDVRPCVVPVSACAGKRVTTIEGLADGDRLHPVQEAWLEQDVAQCGFCQPGQIMAAVALLKRTSSPTDEDIDAIANICRCGTYFRIREAIRAAAARM
- a CDS encoding xanthine dehydrogenase family protein molybdopterin-binding subunit, producing the protein MTEQSSAPAGRSRRSFLTHLVAAPTLALVTRAGADLLAPQAAHAVVPSLPAIADIVDLGDLFILAGAPTSALLALAVETDGTVRFRLPREEVGQGLTTAVAMLVAEELDAPLETVRVELDDARPELLFNQLTGSSNSIRSLYGPVRQCAATARARLVAAAAARWGLSAARLTTANGSVRAPDGRTASYGSLSAAAASPGLPVLGASPKPAAEHALVGTPTRRIDARAMVTGAQKYTLDLEVPGAKPCVVRRPPSVGGTVRAVTNLAAVRAMPGVLDVVTVKTGVAVVAETFGQALTAKAALTVDWGPGPADQLSDAQIRTKLRAATPPLLVPPLLTPYVDAEFDFAFVSHAPMETNSAVADVRDDRAEIWSGLKSPIVARETIAAELGLPLDKVKVHVVQAGGSFGRRLFFDAALEAARVSKACRRPVKLMWTRVDDTRHGRMRPATHHRIRATHLLGEVLSFEHRVAAAETDFRHGLGEIITATAASLPSGIGNATLAQTLFLTTVKSPYHFGLTTQALTEVPTGIPTGSWRSVYSANTRGAEEVMVDELAAATGKDPYRFRRTFLRTDAQRAVLDKAAAEGEWGRAMPAGCAQGIAFHEEYKSRTACLVEIDARDPERVRVTKAVIAVDVGLPVNPRGLEAQMIGGLTDAISTTLRAGLHLDKGLPLEGSYSQFHWARQRDTPRDVRVFVLPATGTEPGGAGELGVPAAVGAIANAWARATGSKPRSFPLDFDVDFTPYPR